The genomic DNA GAAATCCGAAGCTGCGCGCCGGGTTCGTAGTCGTGATCGGGAATGGCAAGCGTCGTGATCGCGTGCCCGTGCAGGTCAAGGTGAAGCCGTGTCTGGTCGCCCAGCTGTTCGACACGTTTCACGGTGGCTTGCGCGCCTTCGCCCTGCGCGATGTGTTCAGGGCGCATGCCGATCTGGGCGGCGCCGTTCGGGGCGTGACCGAACAGGTCGGCGGGCACAATGTTGATGCGCGGCAGGCCAAGGCGGCTGGCGACGTAGACCGAATTGGGGTTCTCGTAGATTTCACGCGGCGTGCCGTATTGCACCAGTTTGCCGTGATTCAGCACCCCGACATGGGTGGCCATCGTCATCGCTTCGATCTGGTCGTGGGTCACGTAAAGCAGTGTCGCGCCGAGGCTGGCGTGGATACGCTTGAGCTCGACGCGCAAATCGGTGCGCAGCTTGGCATCCAGCGAGCTAAGCGGTTCATCCATTAGATAAATCGCCGGATCCCGCACCAGCGCGCGGCCGATTGAAACGCGCTGCATCTCACCGCCTGAAAGGGCCGTCGCCTTGTTGTCGAGCTTGTGGCTGATCTGCAAGACATCCGCGACCTCGGCGACTTTGCGTTCGATTTCATCGGCAGGTGTCTTCAGGACCGGCGATTTCAACGGGAAGGCCAGGTTTTCGCGCACCGTCAGATGCGGGTAGAGCGAGTATTGCTGGAACACCATCGCCACATCGCGCTGGGCGGGGGTTTCCTGCGCGACGTTGCGCCCGCCGATCCAGACCTCGCCGGCGTCGGCCTTTTCCAGCCCCGAAATCAGCCGCAGCGTTGTCGTCTTGCCCGCGCCGGTGGGACCCAGTAGCACGACAAATGCGCCGTCGGGCACCGTCATGGAGATGTCCGAAATGCCCACGTCAGAACCGTAGGATTTGCTCAGGTTCTTCAGGACGACCTCAGCCATGGGTCAACACCTCGTCGTTGAGTTCGGAGCGCAGGGCGCGACCGGTCTGCCGGTCAAAAAGGGTGATGCGCCGCGGGTCAAACCCGAGGCCCACCCGTTCGCCGACCTTCGCGATCTGGTCGCTGGCGATGCGGGCCTTGAGCTCACCATTCGGGGTATCGAGGGTGATGATCTGGGTCGTGCCAAGGTATTCGGAGGCCAGAACTTCGCCGCGGTAGCCGCCGCTGTCGGACAGGCTGATGTGTTCGGGGCGTACGCCGAACACCAGTTTGCCGCGCGCGCCCTGCATCTGGCGCGGCACGCCGACGGTTTGATCACCCAGCGTGACGGACGTGGCGCCCTCTGCCGCAACCCCTTCGAAATCAAGGAAATTCATCGAAGGAGAGCCGATGAAATCGGCGACGAACATGGTGGCGGGTTTGTCGTAGATCTGTTGCGGCGTGCCGAACTGTTCGACCACCGCGTTGTTCATCACGACGATCTTGTCGCCCATCTGCATCGCTTCGAGCTGGTCGTGGGTGACATAGACGGTGGTGGCGCCCATGCGGTCGTGCAGGGCGCGCAGTTCTTCGGACATGTGCTCGCGGAATTCCGCGTCCAGCGCGCCGAGTGGTTCGTCCATCATGAAGGCTTTGGGATCGCGCACGATGGCGCGGCCCAGAGCCACGCGCTGGCGGTCGCCGCCCGACAGGCCGCCGACGGGGCGGTTGAGGATGTCGGTAATGCCGAGAATGCCCGCGACCTCTTCGACCTTGGTCTTTACGTCGCGCCGGGCCATGCCCTGGCTGATCAGCGGATAGCTGAGGTTCTTGCGCACGTTCATATGCGGATAGAGTGCGAACATCTGGAAAACAAAGGCAATATCGCGCTGGCTGGGGGGCTTCTGGCTGATCTCCTCACCGTCGAGATAGATCTCGCCGGAGGTGGGCAACTCCAGCCCCGCGATCATCCGCAGGGTGGTCGTCTTGCCGCAGCCCGAGGGGCCGAGCAGCATGAAGAATTCGCCGTCCTCGATGGTGAAGCTGGATTCGCGCACGGCGTTGAAATCGCCGAAATCCTTGCGGATGTTCTTGATGATGATCTGGGCCACGTAGCTATTCCCTGAAGTGCGAAACGATGATGAACATGACCGTTCCGACAAGCGTCACGATGAACGAGTAGGTGTAGAGCCACAGCGCGAAAGGCTGCATCAGCATGAAGACGCCAAGGCCGATCAGGATGGTCGCCAGCATTTCCCAGGAGCCGCGTTTGAAGCGGGCCAGACCGGTGAAGAATTTGCTCATGGGGTGGCCTTTCGCAGGGTGTCACACGATGTGCACAGACTGTGCACCGCGCGTGCATACATCGGGGTGGGGGCCGCGCGGATCATTTGCGCACCGCGCCGAAGGTGATCCCGCGCAACAGGTGCTTGCGCAGCAGGATGGTGAAGATCATCACCGGCAGCAAAAAGATCGTGGCGCCGGCCGCGACTGCGGGCCAATCGAGCCCGCCGACGCCGATGATGGTCGGGATGAAGGGGGGCGCCGTCTGTGCCGTGCCAGAGGTCAGCAGCACGGCAAAGGCGTATTCGTTCCACGCGAAAATCAGGCAGAAGATGGCCGTCGATGCGATGCCGGTCGCGGCCTGCGGCAGCACCACCTTGTAGAAGGCCTGAAACCTTGTGTAGCCGTCGATCAGTGCCGCCTCTTCGTACTCGAGGGGGATTTCGTCGATGAAGCCCTTGAGCAGCCAGACCGCGAGGCTGATGTTGACGCCGGTGTAGAGCAGGATCATGCCAAGGTGCGTATCGGACAGACCCAGTTGCCGGTACATCAGGAAGATCGGAATCGCCACCGCGATGGGGGGCATCATGCGCGTGCTGAGAATGAAGAACAGCAGATCGTCGGCGAAGGGGATCTTGAACCGCGAAAAGGCGTAGGCGGCCAGCGTGCCCAGAAAGATCGACAGGAAGGTCGAGCCGAAACCGATGATCACCGAGTTGAGGAACCGTTCGCCGAATTTCGAGGGGCCCGCGATGACCATGTCGTATTCGCGCACGATTTCCTCGTACCAGGTTTGCGGGGGATTGGCGGCGAGGAATTCTTCGGTCTGGCGGGTGCGGGTGGTGAAAAGGTTCACATAGCCTTCGAGTGTCGGCTCGAACACGACCTTGGGCGGGTAGCTGATTGCATCGGCGGGGGATTTGAAGCCGGTCATCATGATCCAGACCAGCGGCACCATGGTGATGAGCGCGTAGAGGATGACCATCGTGCCTGCGAACCATTTGGAGCGCCGCGAGGGTTCGGTGACGGAGAAGCTGCTCATACGTGTGGGTCCGGGTTATGGGGCAGGGGGAGGAGGGGGGCTGTCTGCCCCCCGCGCGTGCGCGCCCCCCCGAGAGTTTCAGTGGCAAGATGAAGGATGGCGTGCGCCATGATCAGCGTTCCTTTACCTTGTTGAGGGCCTTGACGTAGATGCTGGCCAGACCGAAGACCGTCACGAAGAGGATGATCGCGTAGGCGCTGGCGTAGCCGGTGCGCCATTTCTCGAAGGCTTCGCGTTTGAGGTTGATGGAGGTCAGTTCGGTCGTGGAGCCGGGGCCCCCGCCGGTGAGCTGCACCACCAGATCGAACATCTTGAAATTCTCGATGCCGCGAAACAGGATCGCCAGCATCAGGAAGGGCAGCACCATCGGGATGGTGATGGTGAAGAATTGCCGCAGTTTGGAGGCGCGGTCGACCTCGGCGGCCTCGTAGATGTAGTCGGGGATAGAGCGCAGGCCGGCCAGGCAGATCAGCATCACGAAGGGCGTCCACATCCAGGTGTCCACGATCACGATCGACCAGGGCGCCAGTTCCACGCTGCCGAGCATTTCGAAGCTGGAGGGATCGCGCCCGGTGAGGAAGCCCACCACGTAGTTGAACAGCCCGATCTGCGGTTGGTAGAGGAATTTCCAGAAGTTGCCGACCACGGCGGGCGACAGCATCATGGGCAGCACGATGATGGTGGTCCACAGATCGTTGCCCTTGAATTTCTTGTTGATCAGGTAGGCCAGCGTGAAGCCGATCAGCACCTGGAAGAAGATTGTCCAGAACAGGAAGTGCGCCGTGGCCTGCATGTTCAGCCAGATGTCGCTGTCGGTCAGGATGCGTTCGTAATTGCGCAGGCCCACGTTCTTGACCTCGCGGCCGATGCGGTTGGCCTTAAAGTTGGTGAAGCTGAGATTGATCGTCCAGATCAGCGGAAAGATGTTGATGGCCAGCAGCAGGAAGATTGTCGGACCCACGAAGATCCATGCGATGGCGCGGTCGCTGAGGCCCTTGATCTTGCGGGCGACGCGGGGCGGTGTGGCGGCCGCGGCGCGGGTGGCTGGCGTATCTGACATGGGTGTGCTGGTCCGGCGATTGGGTGCAGGGGAGGCCCGCCCCGACGCGATGTCGGGGCGTTGCCGTTGGTATCGGCGCCCGGGGAGGGGCGCCGCGGGAGTATCAGAGTTTGCCTTCGTCCTCGAAGACTTCGGTCCAGTCCTCGACCAGCAGATCGAGGGCTTCCTGTGCGGTGCCCTGATCGGCGACCACGTAGTCATGCAGGCGTTTCTGCATCGCGATCAGCAGTTCGGCATAGGCCGGTTCCTGCCAGAAGTCCTGCACCGAGCCCATGGCTTCGAGGAAGTCACCCGCGAAGGGGGCGCTGTCTTTGAAGCCCGGATCGTTGAGCACCGAGTTGTGCGCGGAGTATCCGCCCAGATCCCACCACTTGGCCTGTACTTCGGGGTCGGCGAACCATTTGATGTATTCCAGCGCCGCATCCTGTTTGTCGGAATAGGCCACCACCGAGATGCCCTGACCACCCAGCGTCGAGCCGGCCTGGTTCTGTGGCGGGTTCACGAAGAAGTCGATTTTCTCCCCGCCGGTGTTGGGATCGGCGTAGAGGCCCGGGAAGAAGGCGAACCAGTTCATCGCCATCGCCACCTGCCCGGATTTGAACGCGTCGAGCGATTCACCCATGTAGCTGTTGGTGTAGCCCGGAGGTGTCGCCGTCTCATAGAATTCCTTGTAGAATTCAAGCGCCTCGACCGCTTCGGGCGAGTTGACCGCGCCGTCCATGTCATATGAGCCGGGGGTGTTTTCGTATTTGAAGCCCCACGGGTAGAGCGCCGAGGTCACGCCCATCGTGATGCCTTCGGAGCCGCGTTCGGTGAAGATGGAGGCGCCGTAGACGGTTTTGCCGTCAATTTCGCGGCCCTGGAAGAATTGCGCGATTTCGAGCAGTTCTTTCTGGCTTGTCGGTTCGGCGAGTTCGCGGCCGGTGGCTTCCTTGAAGGCGGCGCGGATGTCGTCACGCGCGAACCAGTCCTTGCGGTAGAACCAGCCGTTGGCGTCGCCCATCGCGGGCAGGGCGTAGTAGTTCGGCGTTCCCTTGGGCCATGTGGAGTAGGCGTAGACCGTCGCATCGGCGAAGTCGGACATGGAGATGCCTTCGGCGTCGAAGAAGTCATTGAGTTTGACGTAGTGGCCGTTTTCGGCGCCGCCGCCGATCCACTGGCTGTCGCCGATCAACAGGTCACAGAGTTTGCCGCCGGAATTCAGCTCGTTGAGCATGCGGTCGGCGAAGTTGGGCCATGGAATGAACTCGAAGCTCATGGTGTGGCCGGATTGTTCTTCGAATTCCTTGCTCAGCTCCACAAGCGCGTTGGCGGGGTCCCATGCGGCCCAGCACAGTGTCAGGTCTTCGGCCTGCGCGGTGGATGCGAATGAGGCGGCCGCAAGGCCGAGAACGCTGGCGGATGCCAGTTTAATGCTTTTCATCTAAATATTCCTCCCAAGGTGAAACCGGCCCCTCCTTTTGGCGGAGGCGAATCGCCGGTCTGACCTCTTTACGCTATTTGAGGTGCGCACCTCACGTCTACAGTTTTTCTGAGGTGCGCACCTCAAAATGGGCGAATGCTGGGCTAAGGCGCTGAAATTGAATTTGGAAATTTTCGTTTCCGGAGC from Sulfitobacter sp. S190 includes the following:
- a CDS encoding ABC transporter ATP-binding protein, whose product is MAEVVLKNLSKSYGSDVGISDISMTVPDGAFVVLLGPTGAGKTTTLRLISGLEKADAGEVWIGGRNVAQETPAQRDVAMVFQQYSLYPHLTVRENLAFPLKSPVLKTPADEIERKVAEVADVLQISHKLDNKATALSGGEMQRVSIGRALVRDPAIYLMDEPLSSLDAKLRTDLRVELKRIHASLGATLLYVTHDQIEAMTMATHVGVLNHGKLVQYGTPREIYENPNSVYVASRLGLPRINIVPADLFGHAPNGAAQIGMRPEHIAQGEGAQATVKRVEQLGDQTRLHLDLHGHAITTLAIPDHDYEPGAQLRISPKNPLCFDAQGARIL
- a CDS encoding ABC transporter ATP-binding protein; amino-acid sequence: MAQIIIKNIRKDFGDFNAVRESSFTIEDGEFFMLLGPSGCGKTTTLRMIAGLELPTSGEIYLDGEEISQKPPSQRDIAFVFQMFALYPHMNVRKNLSYPLISQGMARRDVKTKVEEVAGILGITDILNRPVGGLSGGDRQRVALGRAIVRDPKAFMMDEPLGALDAEFREHMSEELRALHDRMGATTVYVTHDQLEAMQMGDKIVVMNNAVVEQFGTPQQIYDKPATMFVADFIGSPSMNFLDFEGVAAEGATSVTLGDQTVGVPRQMQGARGKLVFGVRPEHISLSDSGGYRGEVLASEYLGTTQIITLDTPNGELKARIASDQIAKVGERVGLGFDPRRITLFDRQTGRALRSELNDEVLTHG
- a CDS encoding carbohydrate ABC transporter permease, producing the protein MSSFSVTEPSRRSKWFAGTMVILYALITMVPLVWIMMTGFKSPADAISYPPKVVFEPTLEGYVNLFTTRTRQTEEFLAANPPQTWYEEIVREYDMVIAGPSKFGERFLNSVIIGFGSTFLSIFLGTLAAYAFSRFKIPFADDLLFFILSTRMMPPIAVAIPIFLMYRQLGLSDTHLGMILLYTGVNISLAVWLLKGFIDEIPLEYEEAALIDGYTRFQAFYKVVLPQAATGIASTAIFCLIFAWNEYAFAVLLTSGTAQTAPPFIPTIIGVGGLDWPAVAAGATIFLLPVMIFTILLRKHLLRGITFGAVRK
- a CDS encoding carbohydrate ABC transporter permease, which translates into the protein MSDTPATRAAAATPPRVARKIKGLSDRAIAWIFVGPTIFLLLAINIFPLIWTINLSFTNFKANRIGREVKNVGLRNYERILTDSDIWLNMQATAHFLFWTIFFQVLIGFTLAYLINKKFKGNDLWTTIIVLPMMLSPAVVGNFWKFLYQPQIGLFNYVVGFLTGRDPSSFEMLGSVELAPWSIVIVDTWMWTPFVMLICLAGLRSIPDYIYEAAEVDRASKLRQFFTITIPMVLPFLMLAILFRGIENFKMFDLVVQLTGGGPGSTTELTSINLKREAFEKWRTGYASAYAIILFVTVFGLASIYVKALNKVKER
- a CDS encoding ABC transporter substrate-binding protein, coding for MKSIKLASASVLGLAAASFASTAQAEDLTLCWAAWDPANALVELSKEFEEQSGHTMSFEFIPWPNFADRMLNELNSGGKLCDLLIGDSQWIGGGAENGHYVKLNDFFDAEGISMSDFADATVYAYSTWPKGTPNYYALPAMGDANGWFYRKDWFARDDIRAAFKEATGRELAEPTSQKELLEIAQFFQGREIDGKTVYGASIFTERGSEGITMGVTSALYPWGFKYENTPGSYDMDGAVNSPEAVEALEFYKEFYETATPPGYTNSYMGESLDAFKSGQVAMAMNWFAFFPGLYADPNTGGEKIDFFVNPPQNQAGSTLGGQGISVVAYSDKQDAALEYIKWFADPEVQAKWWDLGGYSAHNSVLNDPGFKDSAPFAGDFLEAMGSVQDFWQEPAYAELLIAMQKRLHDYVVADQGTAQEALDLLVEDWTEVFEDEGKL